In the Methanofollis sp. genome, one interval contains:
- the tmk gene encoding dTMP kinase, with translation MLVTVEGIDGSGKSTLVAGLAGALADLDPVVTREPGATWVGEAVRRAIAENRDPVTECLLFVADHAAHLTHVVRPALAAGKIVISDRYSDSRYAYQAVTLEGTMPDPEGWLRAVHAPFTVVPDLTFLCVLPVEAAVTRLKEHKEHFEEAAVLAAVQANYLRFAEAEPDRFVLVDAMLEKKAVLDFVAAEIRRRAGSRR, from the coding sequence ATGCTCGTGACCGTCGAGGGGATCGACGGGAGCGGGAAGAGCACCCTCGTCGCCGGCCTTGCCGGCGCCCTCGCCGACCTCGACCCGGTGGTCACCCGCGAGCCCGGCGCCACCTGGGTGGGCGAGGCGGTGCGGCGCGCGATCGCCGAGAACCGCGACCCCGTCACCGAGTGCCTCCTCTTTGTCGCCGACCATGCCGCCCACCTCACCCATGTCGTCAGGCCGGCCCTGGCGGCGGGGAAGATCGTCATCTCAGACAGGTACTCGGACTCCCGGTACGCGTACCAGGCCGTGACTCTGGAGGGGACGATGCCCGACCCCGAAGGCTGGCTGCGGGCCGTCCACGCCCCCTTCACCGTCGTCCCGGACCTCACCTTCCTCTGCGTCCTCCCGGTGGAGGCGGCGGTCACCCGGCTCAAGGAGCACAAGGAACACTTCGAGGAGGCGGCCGTCCTCGCCGCGGTCCAGGCAAACTATCTTCGGTTTGCGGAGGCCGAGCCCGATCGCTTCGTCCTCGTCGACGCGATGCTCGAAAAAAAGGCGGTGCTCGACTTTGTCGCCGCCGAGATCAGGCGGCGGGCCGGGTCACGGCGATAG